Proteins from a genomic interval of Halopseudomonas litoralis:
- the sodC gene encoding superoxide dismutase family protein → MKSQKWLIVAAALMAGTAYAASQEVTINKVNADGKQESIGTIEISETDHGLLFTPDLKSLEAGVHGFHVHENGSCEAAEKDGKPTAAQAAGGHFDPQKTGEHHGPYGEGHLGDLPALYVNSDGSADYPVLAPRIKKLDEIEGRALMIHAGGDNHADSPEPLGGGGARMGCGVI, encoded by the coding sequence ATGAAATCGCAGAAATGGTTGATAGTTGCCGCCGCGCTGATGGCGGGTACCGCTTATGCTGCTTCGCAGGAAGTGACCATCAATAAGGTCAACGCTGATGGCAAGCAGGAGTCCATCGGCACCATCGAGATCAGCGAAACCGATCACGGTCTGCTTTTCACCCCCGATTTGAAATCTCTTGAAGCCGGCGTACATGGCTTCCATGTGCATGAGAACGGCAGTTGCGAGGCAGCGGAGAAGGATGGCAAGCCGACTGCTGCGCAGGCAGCTGGTGGGCACTTCGACCCACAGAAAACCGGCGAGCACCACGGGCCGTACGGCGAAGGTCATCTGGGCGACCTGCCCGCGCTATACGTAAACAGCGATGGCAGCGCGGACTATCCGGTATTGGCGCCGCGTATCAAGAAACTCGATGAGATCGAGGGCCGCGCGCTGATGATCCATGCCGGTGGTGATAACCATGCCGATTCACCCGAACCGCTGGGCGGTGGTGGAGCGCGGATGGGCTGCGGGGTGATCTGA
- a CDS encoding GFA family protein: MYLEGSCHCGAVRFSLDSAQPSPYQRCYCSICRKTQGGGGYAINLGGDARSLQVSGRESISIYRARIEQPDGSIQTSSGERHFCRECGSGLWLFSPEWPELIHPFASAIDTELPVPPEHTHMMLGSKAGWVEVDAASADQQFDGYPQESLTEWHERLGLTKA, encoded by the coding sequence ATGTATCTTGAAGGTTCCTGCCATTGCGGCGCTGTCCGCTTCAGTCTGGACAGCGCCCAACCCTCTCCGTACCAGCGTTGCTACTGTTCGATCTGTCGTAAGACCCAGGGGGGTGGCGGCTATGCCATCAACCTGGGCGGCGATGCCCGCAGCCTTCAGGTCAGTGGACGTGAATCGATTTCGATCTACCGTGCGCGGATCGAACAGCCCGATGGCAGCATCCAGACCAGCAGCGGCGAACGGCATTTCTGTCGAGAGTGCGGCAGCGGGTTATGGCTATTCAGTCCGGAATGGCCGGAGCTGATTCATCCCTTCGCCTCGGCCATTGATACCGAGTTGCCGGTACCGCCGGAACATACCCATATGATGTTGGGTTCGAAGGCCGGCTGGGTGGAAGTGGACGCAGCATCGGCGGATCAACAGTTTGATGGTTATCCACAGGAGTCGCTGACGGAGTGGCATGAGCGGCTGGGTTTAACCAAGGCCTAG
- a CDS encoding DUF2071 domain-containing protein has translation MRNVTRGPDPAEYNAAPVASRPWQTLRFKDHLVPRPPVSGINARCRLQHFAIVSYLVDTDQLRRLVPPRFMLDSVTIDGQERGLVSAVPFVNVDFTLAAYPFPRLRMGQTDYRAYIIDRLTGERAVWFFGTTLDSWALPLPRHLWQQPWHSGRLRFDCQLDASGSRYQRYHLHTASAGASVELSLTQQNAPPARYPGFPDEETARVCLTHPLVGFFHRRRDGHLGAYRVWHDQLRVEPGHLLNARFELFARMGLVSIAEQQYPHSVWMQPINDFTVYLPPTRLEPE, from the coding sequence ATGCGCAATGTCACTCGCGGCCCGGACCCTGCGGAGTATAATGCCGCTCCTGTGGCTTCCCGGCCATGGCAGACGTTGCGCTTCAAGGATCATCTGGTCCCCCGGCCTCCGGTGTCGGGCATCAACGCCCGCTGTCGTCTGCAGCATTTCGCTATTGTCAGTTACCTTGTCGACACCGACCAGCTGCGGCGGCTGGTCCCGCCCCGTTTCATGCTCGACAGCGTCACCATCGATGGCCAGGAACGCGGGCTGGTCTCCGCCGTACCCTTCGTCAATGTCGACTTCACCCTGGCAGCCTATCCCTTTCCTCGCCTGCGGATGGGCCAGACCGACTATCGCGCATATATAATCGACCGCCTGACCGGAGAGCGTGCCGTCTGGTTCTTTGGGACCACGCTGGATTCCTGGGCGCTGCCACTCCCCCGCCACCTCTGGCAGCAACCCTGGCACAGTGGCCGGCTGCGCTTCGACTGTCAGCTCGACGCCAGCGGCAGCCGTTATCAACGTTACCATCTACATACCGCTTCCGCGGGTGCCAGCGTCGAACTCAGCCTGACCCAGCAAAATGCGCCACCAGCCCGTTACCCGGGCTTTCCCGATGAGGAAACCGCACGGGTCTGTCTGACCCATCCCCTGGTGGGCTTTTTTCATCGTCGCCGGGACGGGCATCTGGGCGCCTATCGGGTATGGCACGATCAACTGCGGGTCGAGCCAGGCCATCTGCTGAACGCACGCTTCGAGCTGTTTGCGCGCATGGGTCTGGTATCCATCGCCGAGCAGCAGTATCCACATAGTGTATGGATGCAGCCGATCAATGATTTCACCGTGTATTTGCCGCCGACCCGCCTCGAGCCCGAGTGA
- a CDS encoding DUF808 domain-containing protein, which yields MASSLLALLDDIATLLDDVSVMSKVAAKKTAGVLGDDLALNAQQVTGVKADRELPVVWAVMKGSFRNKFILVPGALLISAFIPWLITPLLMLGGAFLCYEGFEKLAHRFLHDDSERRAQKLEALADPSRDMVAYEKEKISGAVRTDFILSAEIIAITLGTVAAVSFFTQVAVLSIIAVVVTVGVYGLVAGIVKLDDLGLALTERDNPMLDKIGHGLLWLAPWLMKALSIIGTAAMFMVGGGILTHGFHAVSHWIEDTAEHTVDLPWIGSVLGGLLPTLMSAGVGILAGALIFAVITLGTKVFNRRAAH from the coding sequence TTGGCTTCCAGTCTACTCGCCCTGCTTGATGATATTGCTACCCTGCTTGACGACGTCTCGGTCATGAGCAAGGTGGCGGCCAAGAAAACGGCTGGCGTGCTGGGTGATGACCTGGCGCTCAACGCGCAGCAGGTCACCGGAGTCAAAGCGGATCGGGAATTGCCGGTGGTCTGGGCGGTGATGAAAGGCTCGTTCCGCAACAAGTTCATTCTGGTGCCGGGAGCGCTGTTGATCAGCGCTTTCATTCCCTGGCTGATTACCCCTTTGTTGATGCTGGGTGGCGCCTTTCTCTGTTACGAGGGATTCGAGAAGCTGGCGCACCGGTTTCTGCATGATGACAGCGAGCGACGCGCGCAGAAGCTCGAAGCGCTGGCCGACCCCTCCCGGGATATGGTTGCCTATGAAAAGGAAAAGATCAGCGGCGCCGTGCGTACCGACTTCATTCTCTCGGCCGAGATCATCGCCATCACCCTCGGTACTGTCGCAGCGGTATCCTTCTTCACTCAGGTAGCGGTACTGAGCATCATCGCTGTGGTGGTGACCGTCGGCGTTTACGGCCTGGTCGCCGGTATAGTCAAGCTGGATGACCTGGGGTTAGCTTTGACCGAGCGCGACAACCCGATGCTGGACAAGATCGGCCACGGCTTGCTGTGGCTGGCGCCCTGGTTGATGAAAGCCTTGTCGATCATCGGTACTGCCGCCATGTTCATGGTCGGCGGCGGTATTCTTACCCATGGCTTTCATGCCGTGAGTCACTGGATCGAGGATACCGCTGAACACACCGTGGATCTGCCCTGGATCGGTTCGGTGCTGGGCGGTCTGTTGCCGACACTGATGTCGGCCGGGGTAGGTATTCTGGCCGGCGCGCTGATTTTTGCCGTGATCACGCTGGGCACAAAAGTATTCAACAGACGGGCTGCGCATTGA
- a CDS encoding cbb3-type cytochrome c oxidase subunit I, which produces MRYKSQSVAYWYFAVAMVLFGLQLVFGLLSATKYLGPDPLLYILPFDVTKVIHTNLLIVWVLTGFMGATYWLIPDESRTELHSVKLAYIQLILWTLMGVTAIIGYLFRYGTGNKLLEQPLPHKIVIVICMLIFLYNIGMTIKKSGRFTTTEGVLVLGLVSSAVLFLPALLHYENYTVSIFYRWWTIHLWVEGVWMMIMGAFLAYLLIRLSGADREVMEKWLYVIVGLVFLAGILGTAHHYYWVGVPYYWLPIGGFFSALEPLAIVGMAMYAYGAMRRAGLSHPNVLALHWTLGSTIFTLFGAGLLGLAHTWPSINKWTHGTLITAMHGHAAFYGAYAMITLAMISYALPSLTHGRPEKGSSIGYWAFWLQLGGMFGMTLSFATAGIGQVYLERIMGMGYLDAQLKIQIHFVMLIVCGSIFATGVGLFIFDFFRYRPRFEVTEPDVADNEIAVGRVV; this is translated from the coding sequence ATGCGCTACAAGTCACAGTCAGTCGCCTATTGGTACTTTGCCGTGGCCATGGTGCTGTTCGGTCTGCAGCTGGTATTCGGTCTGCTGTCGGCCACCAAATACCTCGGCCCCGACCCACTGCTGTACATCCTGCCCTTTGATGTCACCAAGGTCATCCATACCAACCTGCTGATCGTCTGGGTGTTGACCGGTTTCATGGGGGCGACCTACTGGTTGATCCCCGATGAATCACGTACCGAGCTGCACAGTGTCAAACTGGCTTATATCCAGCTGATCCTGTGGACGCTGATGGGCGTGACCGCGATCATCGGTTATCTGTTCCGCTACGGCACCGGCAACAAGCTGCTGGAGCAACCGCTGCCGCACAAGATCGTCATCGTCATCTGCATGCTGATCTTTCTCTACAACATCGGCATGACGATCAAGAAGTCCGGCCGCTTCACCACCACCGAAGGGGTGCTGGTGCTCGGCCTGGTCAGCTCGGCAGTGCTGTTCCTGCCGGCGCTGCTGCATTACGAGAACTACACCGTCTCGATCTTCTACCGCTGGTGGACCATTCACCTATGGGTGGAAGGCGTGTGGATGATGATCATGGGTGCCTTCCTCGCCTACCTGCTGATTCGCCTGTCCGGCGCCGACCGCGAGGTGATGGAAAAGTGGCTGTACGTGATTGTCGGTCTGGTGTTCCTGGCCGGGATTCTCGGCACCGCTCACCATTATTACTGGGTAGGGGTGCCCTATTACTGGCTGCCGATCGGTGGTTTCTTCAGCGCCCTGGAGCCGCTGGCGATCGTCGGCATGGCCATGTATGCCTATGGCGCCATGCGCCGCGCGGGACTGTCGCATCCCAACGTACTGGCTCTGCACTGGACCCTGGGCAGCACCATCTTCACCCTGTTCGGTGCTGGCCTGCTGGGTCTGGCACATACCTGGCCGAGCATCAACAAGTGGACTCACGGCACTCTGATCACCGCCATGCATGGTCATGCGGCCTTCTATGGCGCCTACGCAATGATCACCCTGGCGATGATCAGCTATGCCCTGCCCTCGCTTACCCACGGTCGCCCGGAAAAAGGCAGCAGCATAGGTTACTGGGCCTTCTGGCTGCAGTTGGGCGGCATGTTCGGCATGACCCTCTCCTTCGCCACGGCGGGGATCGGCCAGGTATATCTGGAGCGGATCATGGGCATGGGCTATCTGGATGCACAGCTGAAGATCCAGATCCACTTCGTCATGCTGATCGTCTGTGGCAGTATCTTCGCCACCGGGGTCGGATTGTTCATCTTCGATTTCTTCCGCTACCGACCGCGCTTCGAGGTCACCGAGCCGGATGTAGCCGATAACGAGATCGCCGTTGGTCGAGTAGTCTGA
- the zwf gene encoding glucose-6-phosphate dehydrogenase, whose product MSARYGKACDIVVFGGTGDLAMRKLLPALFYLHRDRHLHPDTRILSLARARHDGDSYRKLVHRHVSQHVAKADFNEQAWSGFADRLDYMTLDISQRVEFARLARHLGDRPGRVRVFYLATLPDLFAPTALHLESAGLVNDEARIVLEKPLGDSLKTANDINDRIGRVFDESRVFRIDHFLGKEAVQNLLALRFGNALFEPLWRNGHIDHVQISVLETVGVENRGAYYDHAGAMRDMLQNHLLQLLCLVAMEAPVHFEPEAVRNEKLKILEALRPITGMDVQDQTVRGQYSKGKRAGEALPAYYFEKSVDHDSNTETYVALKAEIDNWRWAGVPFYLRTGKSLAQRKSEIIVQFKSVPHRLFPGNDTPVGNRLVIRLQPDESISLSLMAKSPGRGMALQEVDLDLHFDEAFKRRRWDAYERLLLDVIQGDATLFMRRDEIEAAWRWVDPIIRGWREVYRSPKRYAAGGWGPEAADSLLERNGHVWFDER is encoded by the coding sequence GTGTCAGCACGATACGGTAAAGCCTGCGATATCGTGGTATTCGGCGGTACCGGGGACCTGGCCATGCGCAAGTTGCTGCCAGCCCTGTTCTATCTGCACCGCGATCGCCATCTGCACCCGGATACTCGCATTCTATCGCTCGCCCGTGCCCGGCATGATGGCGACAGCTATCGCAAGCTGGTGCATCGGCATGTCAGCCAGCATGTGGCCAAGGCCGACTTTAACGAGCAGGCGTGGTCCGGTTTTGCCGACCGCCTTGATTACATGACGTTGGATATCAGCCAGCGTGTGGAATTTGCCCGCCTGGCCCGGCACCTGGGTGACCGGCCCGGCCGGGTGCGGGTGTTCTATCTGGCTACACTGCCCGATCTGTTTGCCCCGACGGCACTGCATCTGGAGTCGGCCGGGCTGGTGAATGACGAAGCGCGTATCGTGCTGGAAAAACCCTTGGGCGACAGCCTGAAAACTGCCAACGATATCAATGACCGGATCGGTCGGGTATTCGACGAGTCTCGGGTATTCCGCATCGATCACTTTCTCGGCAAGGAGGCGGTACAGAATCTGTTGGCGCTGCGCTTTGGTAATGCGCTGTTCGAGCCGCTGTGGCGCAATGGCCATATCGACCATGTACAGATCAGCGTGCTGGAAACGGTCGGGGTGGAAAACCGCGGTGCCTATTATGATCACGCCGGCGCCATGCGCGACATGCTGCAGAATCATCTGCTGCAGCTGCTGTGTCTGGTGGCCATGGAAGCCCCGGTGCATTTCGAGCCCGAAGCCGTACGTAACGAAAAGCTCAAGATCCTTGAAGCGCTGCGGCCGATCACCGGCATGGATGTGCAGGACCAGACCGTACGCGGGCAATATTCCAAGGGCAAGCGAGCCGGGGAAGCGCTGCCGGCCTATTACTTCGAGAAAAGTGTCGACCACGACAGCAATACCGAAACCTACGTCGCGCTCAAGGCTGAAATCGACAACTGGCGATGGGCCGGTGTGCCTTTCTATCTGCGTACCGGCAAATCCCTGGCCCAGCGCAAGTCGGAAATCATCGTCCAGTTCAAATCCGTCCCGCATCGTCTGTTCCCGGGTAATGACACGCCGGTCGGCAACCGCCTGGTGATTCGTCTGCAACCTGATGAGAGCATCAGCCTGTCGTTGATGGCCAAGTCACCGGGGCGCGGCATGGCGCTGCAGGAAGTGGATCTGGATCTGCATTTTGACGAAGCCTTCAAGCGTCGCCGCTGGGACGCTTATGAGCGGTTACTGCTGGATGTGATTCAGGGCGACGCCACGCTGTTCATGCGCCGCGATGAAATCGAAGCCGCCTGGCGCTGGGTCGATCCGATCATTCGTGGCTGGCGCGAGGTCTACCGCTCGCCGAAACGCTATGCTGCCGGCGGCTGGGGCCCGGAAGCGGCAGACAGTCTGTTGGAGCGCAATGGGCATGTCTGGTTTGATGAGCGCTAG
- the hexR gene encoding transcriptional regulator HexR: protein MNLLQHIAANRQILRKSELKVADHVLTNAAQVMHSSMADLAREVGVSEPTIVRFCRAIGCGGFQDLKLKLAQSLAAGASFGQFSINEEDSVDELSHKIFDTTLATLMDVRERLDADAMEQAILAMAEARRVEFYGFGASGAVASDAQHKFFRLQVSTAAYSDPHMQAMSAVTLGPYDVAVAISQTGRTKDLLHSAALVVETGATLISLCPSNTPLADLGQIHIPIDVTEDTDIYTPLSSRIAHLVVIDVLAMGMAMRRGPELVNHLKSVKRSLRGLRLSNKSTQRNTDTQD from the coding sequence GTGAACTTGCTCCAACATATTGCCGCCAACCGCCAGATTCTCCGCAAGTCGGAGCTGAAGGTTGCCGACCATGTTCTCACCAACGCCGCTCAGGTGATGCACTCTTCCATGGCCGATCTGGCGCGCGAAGTCGGCGTCAGCGAGCCCACCATAGTGCGCTTCTGCCGGGCCATCGGCTGCGGCGGGTTCCAGGACCTGAAACTCAAGCTGGCGCAGAGCCTGGCGGCGGGTGCCAGCTTCGGACAGTTCTCGATCAATGAAGAGGATAGCGTCGACGAGCTGTCACACAAGATCTTCGATACCACCCTGGCCACGCTGATGGATGTACGCGAACGCCTGGATGCCGATGCCATGGAGCAGGCCATTCTGGCCATGGCCGAAGCCCGTCGGGTGGAGTTCTACGGCTTCGGTGCTTCCGGCGCGGTGGCCAGTGATGCACAGCACAAGTTCTTCCGCCTGCAGGTGTCTACTGCGGCCTATTCCGATCCGCACATGCAGGCGATGTCCGCGGTGACTCTGGGCCCGTACGATGTGGCCGTGGCCATTTCCCAGACCGGACGTACCAAGGATCTGCTGCATTCCGCCGCCCTGGTGGTGGAAACCGGCGCCACGCTGATCAGCCTGTGCCCGAGTAACACGCCCCTGGCCGACCTGGGTCAGATTCACATCCCCATTGATGTCACTGAAGACACCGATATCTACACGCCGCTGTCATCGCGTATCGCCCATCTGGTGGTGATTGATGTATTGGCCATGGGCATGGCCATGCGCCGCGGCCCGGAGCTGGTCAATCATCTGAAGAGCGTAAAGCGGAGCCTGCGCGGATTACGGTTGTCCAACAAAAGCACTCAACGGAACACAGACACACAGGATTGA
- a CDS encoding peptidylprolyl isomerase → MPVAMARHILVKTEAEAAQLKQRITAGEAFDVLARKYSTCPSKKRGGDLGEVRPGQMVRAVDQIIFKKPLKVVHGPVKTQFGWHLVQVFYRD, encoded by the coding sequence ATGCCCGTCGCCATGGCCCGCCACATTCTGGTCAAGACCGAAGCCGAAGCCGCTCAGCTGAAACAACGCATCACCGCCGGTGAGGCGTTCGATGTGCTGGCCAGGAAATACTCCACCTGCCCATCAAAAAAACGCGGCGGTGATCTCGGCGAAGTGCGCCCCGGACAGATGGTTCGGGCGGTTGACCAGATCATCTTCAAGAAACCACTGAAAGTCGTGCATGGTCCGGTGAAAACCCAGTTCGGCTGGCATCTGGTCCAGGTTTTCTATCGCGACTGA
- a CDS encoding nitric oxide reductase activation protein NorD — translation MAEAEELVSDAARHATIFARKMWLRYRPPPAAPPTAVLMDNAPRLDLLITALTGNSLPIRIAQLPARPTLLSRLYRRNQFPWLKQPIPATNGHRLWLPADSGIENITLGNELYRVMALQQAIRAQRGSADPLDPGWPALQADAYLLLEAWAADAELTLRLPGMAAAVTRLRQHALRARPPLSAFSGPRQPLEILLRKLLQIPGGMPCDDLPLSPTPQDSVPLAMSLLSRLGLSSEDRSAGNAPLLKNWWTGELRQPSPSERNESASGALSEPETVSEPSDAPVRSSHLLRRPEVREAKEDEDDNSDAGIFMVQADEPHQHAEDPFGLNRPVDKDEDISADEYGDMLSELSEARLVSTPGRSKEVLISDDPPDTNTAMQLKTAIREQQGLRYPEWDYRIQAYRQPGTTLHVLPNLPGSQQWVDATLDEHRSLLNQIRRRFEMLSAQRVTRRKQLDGDDIDLQAYIDSYADFRAGGSLSDALYQTRRTAERNLAVTLLIDISGSTDSWVSTNRRIIDVEREALLLVSVALDGMGEPWSIQAFSGEGPDAVIVRQIKSFDENFSNEVALRISSLEPEHYTRAGAAIRHASRDLLQQPASHRLLLVLSDGKPNDKDLYEGQYGVEDMRQAVTEASLQGISAFCLTIDRQAPAYLPRIFGAQHYGLLPRPELLPTVLLDWMKRLVAH, via the coding sequence GTGGCTGAAGCTGAAGAACTGGTCAGCGATGCGGCGCGCCATGCCACCATCTTTGCACGCAAGATGTGGCTGCGTTACCGCCCACCACCGGCCGCCCCACCGACCGCCGTGCTGATGGATAACGCACCGCGTCTCGATCTGCTGATCACTGCATTGACCGGTAACAGCCTGCCGATCCGTATCGCCCAGCTGCCGGCGCGGCCGACCCTGTTGTCGCGTCTATATCGGCGCAACCAATTTCCCTGGCTGAAGCAGCCGATACCCGCCACCAATGGCCACCGGCTGTGGCTGCCCGCCGATTCCGGCATCGAGAACATCACTCTGGGCAATGAGCTGTATCGGGTCATGGCGTTGCAACAGGCGATACGGGCTCAACGCGGCAGTGCCGATCCGCTCGATCCGGGCTGGCCAGCGCTGCAGGCCGATGCCTACCTGTTACTGGAAGCCTGGGCGGCCGATGCTGAGCTCACCCTGCGGCTGCCCGGTATGGCTGCCGCCGTCACCCGATTGCGCCAGCACGCGCTGCGGGCGCGACCACCGCTGAGCGCATTTTCCGGTCCGCGCCAGCCCCTCGAAATACTGTTGCGAAAACTGCTACAGATCCCCGGCGGCATGCCATGCGATGACTTGCCGCTCAGCCCGACACCGCAGGATTCCGTGCCACTGGCTATGTCGTTACTGAGCCGCCTCGGCCTGTCGTCCGAGGACAGATCCGCTGGTAACGCGCCCCTGCTCAAGAACTGGTGGACGGGCGAATTGCGCCAGCCGAGTCCCAGCGAGCGCAACGAATCCGCCAGCGGCGCGCTGAGCGAGCCGGAAACGGTCAGCGAGCCCTCTGATGCGCCTGTTCGCAGCTCCCATCTGCTGCGCCGCCCAGAGGTACGTGAGGCCAAGGAGGACGAGGACGACAACAGCGATGCCGGCATTTTCATGGTGCAGGCTGACGAGCCGCATCAGCATGCCGAAGATCCCTTCGGTCTCAACCGGCCTGTGGATAAGGATGAGGACATCAGCGCCGATGAATATGGCGACATGTTATCGGAGCTGTCCGAGGCCCGGCTGGTATCTACCCCGGGCCGTTCGAAGGAGGTCCTGATTTCCGATGACCCTCCGGATACCAACACCGCGATGCAGCTGAAAACCGCTATCCGCGAACAGCAGGGCCTGCGTTACCCGGAATGGGATTACCGCATCCAAGCTTATCGTCAGCCTGGCACCACGCTGCATGTGCTGCCCAATCTGCCCGGCTCGCAGCAATGGGTCGACGCTACCCTCGATGAACACCGCAGCCTGCTGAACCAGATCCGCCGCCGCTTCGAAATGCTCAGCGCCCAGCGCGTCACCCGGCGCAAGCAGCTGGATGGCGATGACATCGACCTGCAGGCCTATATCGACAGCTACGCCGATTTCCGCGCCGGCGGCAGTCTGTCCGATGCCCTGTACCAGACCCGCCGCACCGCCGAACGCAACCTGGCCGTCACCCTGCTGATCGACATCAGCGGCTCCACCGACAGCTGGGTATCAACCAACCGGCGGATCATCGACGTGGAACGCGAAGCCCTGCTGCTGGTCAGCGTCGCGCTGGATGGCATGGGTGAGCCCTGGTCGATCCAGGCCTTTTCCGGCGAAGGGCCGGACGCGGTCATCGTCCGTCAGATCAAGTCCTTCGACGAAAACTTCAGCAACGAGGTAGCATTGCGTATCAGCTCGCTGGAACCGGAACACTACACCCGCGCCGGCGCCGCCATACGCCACGCCAGCCGCGACCTGCTGCAACAACCGGCCAGCCACCGCCTGTTGCTGGTGCTGTCCGACGGCAAGCCCAACGACAAGGATCTCTATGAAGGCCAGTACGGTGTCGAGGACATGCGCCAGGCCGTCACCGAAGCCTCCCTGCAAGGCATCTCGGCCTTCTGCCTGACCATCGACCGCCAAGCCCCGGCCTACCTGCCGCGCATCTTTGGTGCGCAACATTATGGACTGCTGCCGCGCCCGGAGCTGTTGCCAACGGTATTGCTGGATTGGATGAAGCGGTTGGTGGCGCACTGA
- a CDS encoding c-type cytochrome encodes MNNRQARIFAWGSTIAAAVLFLGMTLDSHRQFPELTNADTITPQVTHGKDVWHKYNCINCHTLFGEGAYYAPDLTKITQHRGEAYLQAYMRDPSAFYDEQTHRRLMPQQNLSEEEITDLIKFLDWVANVDNQGWPPRPILVTGGFTAVAGSGGAGDAEAVQSGSTSVGVRPVDANDDIRALGEHVFRTAVPGCIACHSLAQGADGAGPSLAGVATRAELLVGTSDYSGQASDVEGYLRESIREPSAHLSTGGMYSANGVSFMPNTYGESLSEEQIEQLVAFLATLK; translated from the coding sequence ATGAACAACAGGCAAGCCAGGATCTTTGCGTGGGGCTCGACCATTGCCGCCGCGGTGTTATTCCTCGGAATGACACTCGACAGCCATCGACAGTTTCCCGAGCTGACCAACGCCGACACCATCACCCCGCAGGTCACCCACGGCAAGGATGTATGGCACAAGTACAACTGCATCAACTGCCATACCCTGTTCGGCGAAGGGGCCTATTACGCCCCGGATCTGACCAAGATCACCCAGCACCGCGGCGAGGCCTATCTGCAGGCTTACATGCGCGATCCATCGGCGTTCTACGATGAACAGACCCACCGCCGACTGATGCCGCAGCAGAATCTGAGCGAAGAAGAAATCACTGACCTGATCAAGTTCCTCGACTGGGTCGCCAATGTGGATAACCAGGGCTGGCCGCCCCGGCCGATACTGGTAACCGGTGGCTTTACCGCCGTGGCCGGTTCCGGCGGCGCCGGGGATGCCGAAGCGGTGCAGAGTGGTTCCACCTCGGTTGGAGTGCGCCCGGTGGATGCCAACGATGATATCCGGGCACTGGGCGAGCATGTGTTCCGCACCGCCGTACCAGGTTGTATAGCCTGCCATTCATTGGCCCAGGGTGCTGATGGTGCCGGTCCCAGTCTGGCCGGCGTCGCTACCCGCGCGGAACTGCTGGTGGGCACATCCGATTACAGCGGTCAGGCCAGCGATGTTGAAGGCTATCTAAGGGAGTCCATTCGCGAACCCAGTGCGCATCTGAGTACCGGCGGCATGTATTCGGCCAATGGCGTGTCCTTCATGCCCAATACCTATGGCGAGAGCCTGAGTGAAGAACAGATCGAGCAACTGGTCGCGTTTCTTGCCACGCTCAAGTGA
- a CDS encoding CbbQ/NirQ/NorQ/GpvN family protein, protein MALFEQCHARGLAVMLKGPTGCGKTRFVEHMAWKLGRPLITIPCHDDLAASDLIGRFLIQHNGTVWQDGPLTRAVREGAICYLDEVVEARQDTVVVLHALTDHRRILPIDKTGETLQAAPGFQLVVSYNPGYQRMLKDLKPSTRQRFVAMDLDFPTPELEARIVQHEGGVDSATANGLVALAGRIRQLRDRGLAEVPSTRLLIAAAALVMSGIPLRDACYAAIVSPLSDESSMVGALRDLVDATFV, encoded by the coding sequence ATGGCACTGTTCGAACAGTGCCACGCCCGTGGCCTGGCGGTGATGCTCAAGGGGCCAACCGGGTGTGGCAAGACCCGCTTTGTCGAGCACATGGCCTGGAAGCTGGGCCGCCCGCTGATCACCATTCCCTGCCATGACGACCTGGCGGCCAGCGATCTGATCGGTCGCTTTCTAATCCAGCACAACGGCACCGTCTGGCAGGATGGCCCGCTCACCCGCGCCGTGCGCGAAGGCGCCATCTGCTATCTTGACGAAGTGGTCGAAGCCCGTCAGGACACCGTGGTGGTACTACATGCGCTGACCGACCACCGCCGCATTCTGCCGATCGACAAGACCGGTGAAACCCTGCAGGCCGCCCCCGGTTTTCAATTGGTGGTGTCCTACAACCCCGGCTATCAGCGCATGCTCAAGGACCTGAAACCCAGTACCCGGCAGCGCTTTGTCGCGATGGACCTGGACTTCCCCACGCCGGAACTGGAAGCGCGGATCGTGCAACATGAAGGCGGTGTCGATTCAGCCACCGCCAATGGTCTGGTGGCGCTGGCCGGGCGCATCCGGCAGTTGCGCGACCGGGGACTGGCCGAGGTGCCCAGCACCCGATTACTGATCGCCGCCGCAGCGCTGGTCATGTCCGGCATTCCGCTTCGGGACGCCTGCTATGCGGCCATTGTTTCTCCGCTGTCCGATGAGTCCTCGATGGTCGGGGCGCTGCGCGATCTGGTCGACGCCACCTTTGTCTGA